In Sandaracinaceae bacterium, one DNA window encodes the following:
- a CDS encoding serine/threonine-protein kinase — MSAQRFIRCPHCGLPHEAELTVCPVQGKALSAPKPRRRPAPPPSEEDYSWAHSLAPWSRGEGERDLDPSSLHTFIGKIVEGKYRIEALIGRGGMGAVFRARNTRIDKAVALKVLYRGYDKGSESERRFLREARIAGNLGHPNIVEVFDLGHLDEGMPFQVMELLEGQSLAQRVHHEGPLTESDALDIADQVLGALEAAHERGIIHRDLKPENVFLTERRGETTAKLLDFGVSKSLTEQTMSMTMTGVVVGTPYYLSPEQARGDREYDHRIDIWAMGVLLYESLTGVLPFNADSYEKLLVKILKQRPVAPSRFQPRISPSVEEVILRALSPDAADRPASAQIMLEDLRDARRAARDAFRAFGSDTMSDPPRFPSADATIKTRAVSVSAMPGPEDPTEVSDSFVSDDLRVVLERGKKEP, encoded by the coding sequence ATGAGCGCGCAACGCTTCATCCGCTGTCCACACTGCGGCCTCCCGCACGAGGCGGAGCTGACGGTGTGCCCCGTCCAGGGCAAGGCGCTGAGCGCGCCGAAGCCGCGCCGCCGCCCCGCGCCGCCGCCGAGCGAGGAGGACTACAGCTGGGCCCACAGCCTCGCCCCGTGGTCGCGGGGCGAGGGTGAGCGCGACCTCGACCCCTCGTCGCTGCACACCTTCATCGGCAAGATCGTCGAGGGCAAGTACCGCATCGAGGCCCTGATCGGCCGCGGCGGCATGGGCGCCGTCTTCCGCGCGCGCAACACCCGCATCGACAAGGCCGTCGCGCTCAAGGTGCTCTACCGCGGCTACGACAAGGGCAGCGAGTCCGAGCGGCGCTTCCTCCGCGAGGCGCGCATCGCCGGCAACCTCGGCCACCCGAACATCGTGGAGGTCTTCGACCTCGGCCACCTCGACGAGGGCATGCCCTTCCAGGTGATGGAGCTGCTCGAGGGGCAGAGCCTCGCTCAGCGCGTGCACCACGAGGGCCCGCTGACGGAGTCCGACGCGCTCGACATCGCCGACCAGGTGCTCGGCGCGCTCGAGGCGGCGCACGAGCGCGGCATCATCCACCGCGACCTCAAACCAGAGAATGTCTTCTTGACCGAGCGACGCGGCGAGACCACGGCCAAGCTCCTCGACTTCGGCGTCAGCAAGAGCCTCACCGAGCAGACGATGTCCATGACGATGACCGGCGTCGTCGTCGGCACCCCGTATTACCTCTCGCCGGAGCAGGCGCGGGGCGACCGCGAGTACGATCACCGCATCGACATCTGGGCGATGGGGGTCCTGCTCTACGAGTCGCTCACCGGCGTCCTGCCCTTCAACGCCGACAGCTACGAGAAGCTGCTGGTGAAGATCCTGAAGCAGCGCCCCGTGGCGCCGAGCCGCTTCCAGCCGCGCATCTCCCCCTCGGTGGAGGAGGTGATCCTGCGCGCGCTCTCCCCGGACGCGGCGGACCGGCCGGCGAGCGCCCAGATCATGCTCGAGGATCTCCGCGACGCGAGGCGCGCGGCGCGCGACGCCTTCCGCGCCTTCGGCTCCGACACGATGAGCGATCCGCCGCGCTTCCCCTCGGCCGACGCGACCATCAAGACGCGGGCCGTCTCGGTGAGCGCGATGCCGGGCCCCGAGGATCCCACGGAGGTGAGCGACAGCTTCGTCTCCGACGACCTGCGCGTCGTGCTCGAGCGTGGCAAGAAAGAGCCTTGA
- a CDS encoding UvrD-helicase domain-containing protein: MNIDPVDPGLAGLNPPQREAVLHDGGPLVVFAGAGSGKTRVITYRVAHLVTERGVAPWNILAVTFTNKAAQEMRDRLAKLVGGRARDLWVGTFHATCARLLRRFADQVGVRKDFTIYDDQDSRAMVKRVLKDMELDEKRYAAKLLVNRIGREKQEVRGPGDMIVGNVFDEQIQRIYAQYEERMAKANALDFSDLIYRLVLAVESEEALRVELGRRFKHLLVDEFQDTNHVQYRLVRAIAAQHRQVTVVGDDDQGIYRWRGADRRNILHFKEEFPDTSVIKLEQNYRSTQRILRAANAIITRAVHREPKELWTENEEGAPISVVTCSDERQESELIVEAVRQLRIAGRSLDEMAVFYRVHAQSRVIEDELRRTNVPYRIVGGMRFYDRAEVKDLLAYLRLLTNPEDDVSLLRVVNVPARGIGKKSVETLLDNASRAGTGVWRALELAARGRGGPSKRFKHFVDLMGVLRGRLESGDPLAAVAYAVYEDTGYKQALKDQDTPEADARMQNIEELLGAIQLAHEENPELTLTDFLEAVTLDTAGDDEEQPEEKLTLMTVHAAKGLEFPVVFVAGLEEDTFPFKRGQEPLDEEQIEEERRLAYVALTRAEERLMLTWAQTRRLFRDKLPKTESRFLLELPPEDVRRLGQRRPAPTTSQGWRGYRGQRQWERPKAPKVASGDSYVDRTEGSDFEGETIELGMRVAHRKFGVGKIVDIKPTTPPRVDVRFADGGVKTIQVSYLQPA, from the coding sequence GTGAACATCGATCCAGTGGACCCCGGTCTGGCGGGGCTGAATCCGCCCCAGCGAGAAGCGGTCCTCCACGACGGAGGGCCGTTGGTGGTCTTCGCGGGCGCCGGCAGCGGCAAGACGCGCGTGATCACCTACCGCGTGGCGCACCTGGTCACCGAGCGGGGGGTGGCGCCGTGGAACATCCTCGCCGTCACCTTCACCAACAAGGCCGCGCAGGAGATGCGCGATCGGCTCGCCAAGCTCGTCGGCGGGCGGGCGCGCGATCTCTGGGTCGGCACCTTCCACGCGACCTGCGCCCGGCTCCTGCGCCGCTTCGCCGATCAGGTCGGGGTCCGCAAGGACTTCACCATCTACGACGACCAGGACAGCCGCGCGATGGTCAAGCGCGTGCTCAAGGACATGGAGCTGGACGAGAAGCGCTACGCGGCGAAGCTCCTCGTCAACCGGATCGGCCGCGAGAAGCAGGAGGTCCGCGGCCCGGGCGACATGATCGTCGGCAACGTCTTCGACGAGCAGATCCAGCGCATCTACGCCCAGTACGAGGAGCGCATGGCCAAGGCCAACGCGCTCGACTTCTCCGACCTCATCTACCGGCTCGTGCTCGCGGTCGAGTCCGAGGAGGCGCTCCGGGTGGAGCTCGGCCGGCGCTTCAAGCACCTGCTCGTGGACGAGTTCCAGGACACCAACCACGTGCAGTACCGGCTGGTGCGCGCCATCGCGGCCCAGCACCGGCAGGTCACGGTGGTCGGCGACGACGACCAGGGCATCTACCGATGGCGGGGCGCGGACCGCCGCAACATCCTGCACTTCAAGGAGGAGTTCCCGGACACCTCCGTCATCAAGCTCGAGCAGAACTACCGCAGCACGCAGCGCATCCTGAGGGCCGCGAACGCGATCATCACCCGCGCCGTGCACCGCGAGCCGAAGGAGCTCTGGACGGAGAACGAGGAGGGCGCGCCGATCAGCGTGGTCACCTGCTCGGACGAGCGGCAGGAGTCGGAGCTGATCGTCGAGGCGGTGCGCCAGCTCCGCATCGCGGGCCGCTCGCTCGACGAGATGGCCGTGTTCTACCGCGTGCACGCCCAGTCGCGCGTGATCGAGGACGAGCTCCGGCGCACGAACGTGCCCTACCGGATCGTGGGCGGCATGCGCTTCTACGACCGGGCGGAGGTCAAGGACCTGCTCGCGTACCTGCGGCTGCTGACCAACCCCGAGGACGACGTCAGCCTGCTGCGCGTGGTGAACGTGCCCGCGCGCGGCATCGGCAAGAAGAGCGTCGAGACCCTGCTCGACAACGCGTCGAGGGCGGGCACCGGGGTCTGGCGCGCGCTCGAGCTGGCGGCGCGCGGGCGCGGCGGGCCGAGCAAGCGCTTCAAGCACTTCGTCGACCTGATGGGCGTCCTGCGGGGCCGGCTCGAGTCGGGCGACCCGCTCGCGGCCGTGGCCTACGCCGTCTACGAGGACACCGGCTACAAGCAGGCGCTCAAGGACCAGGACACGCCCGAAGCCGACGCGCGCATGCAGAACATCGAGGAGCTGCTCGGCGCGATCCAGCTCGCGCACGAGGAGAACCCCGAGCTGACGCTCACCGACTTCCTCGAGGCGGTCACGCTCGACACCGCGGGCGACGACGAGGAGCAGCCCGAGGAGAAGCTGACCCTGATGACCGTGCACGCGGCGAAGGGGCTCGAGTTCCCCGTCGTCTTCGTCGCGGGGCTGGAGGAGGACACCTTCCCCTTCAAGCGCGGCCAGGAGCCGCTCGACGAGGAGCAGATCGAGGAGGAGCGGCGGCTCGCCTACGTCGCCCTGACCCGGGCCGAGGAGCGGCTGATGCTCACCTGGGCCCAGACCCGGCGCCTCTTCCGCGACAAGCTCCCGAAGACCGAGTCGCGCTTCCTGCTCGAGCTGCCCCCCGAGGACGTGCGCCGGCTCGGCCAGCGGCGGCCGGCGCCGACCACCTCGCAGGGCTGGCGGGGCTACCGCGGGCAGCGCCAGTGGGAGCGGCCGAAGGCGCCGAAGGTGGCCAGCGGCGACTCCTACGTGGACCGCACCGAGGGCTCCGACTTCGAGGGCGAGACGATCGAGCTGGGCATGCGCGTCGCCCACCGCAAGTTCGGGGTCGGCAAGATCGTCGACATCAAGCCGACCACCCCGCCCCGCGTGGACGTGCGGTTCGCGGATGGCGGGGTGAAGACCATCCAGGTCAGCTACCTGCAGCCGGCTTGA
- a CDS encoding ATP-binding protein, whose product MSVRAEQGTAPGLLEAALGDAGLAVFTYDRASGLRIGVGCEALFGAAPGEGDALTWLASRVEGGEPDSLRQSWDALLDGARPELQAELRVRLPGGLAQVRHVARREGETVVGTLQRVLSEGQRREAERSERRFRAIYENAPVMIDAFGPDGSLLLWNRECERRLGYRAEEVAACADPMALFYPDEETRAAVLESILAPDGQFREFQVQTREGPRAQRWANFALPDGEVISVGFDVTDLRASHDALERSNRELEEFAYVASHDLQEPLRMVRSYVSLLEEEVGPQLDDDARAYMAFAVEGATRMQGLVQDLLEYSRAQHVELERREVDLDQVLAAVLVELEPARAACAGVVEAGPLPTLAADPGQIHRLLLNLVGNALKFHPPEQPASVRISARREGAAWRVEVADDGIGFDPRHQDKIFRMFQRLNKRTAYEGNGIGLAICRQIALRHGGEIGVETTPGVGSTFWFTLSA is encoded by the coding sequence GTGTCGGTACGGGCCGAGCAAGGGACGGCGCCGGGGCTCCTCGAGGCCGCGCTGGGCGACGCGGGCCTGGCCGTCTTCACCTATGACCGCGCGTCGGGCCTCCGGATCGGCGTGGGCTGCGAGGCGCTCTTCGGCGCCGCGCCCGGCGAGGGCGACGCGCTCACGTGGCTGGCGTCTCGCGTGGAGGGCGGCGAGCCCGACTCGCTCCGGCAGAGCTGGGACGCGCTGCTCGACGGCGCGCGCCCCGAGCTGCAGGCCGAGCTGCGGGTCCGGCTGCCGGGCGGGCTCGCGCAGGTCCGCCACGTGGCGCGACGCGAGGGCGAGACGGTGGTGGGCACCCTCCAGCGGGTCCTCTCCGAGGGTCAGCGCCGCGAGGCCGAGCGGAGCGAGCGGCGCTTCCGGGCGATCTACGAGAACGCGCCCGTGATGATCGACGCCTTCGGCCCCGATGGCAGCCTGCTGCTCTGGAACCGCGAGTGCGAGCGCCGGCTCGGCTACCGGGCCGAGGAGGTCGCCGCCTGCGCCGACCCCATGGCGCTCTTCTACCCGGACGAGGAGACGCGAGCCGCGGTCCTGGAGTCCATCCTCGCGCCGGACGGGCAATTCCGGGAGTTCCAGGTGCAGACCCGAGAGGGCCCGCGGGCTCAGCGCTGGGCCAACTTCGCGCTCCCGGACGGCGAGGTGATCAGCGTGGGCTTCGACGTGACGGATCTGCGCGCCTCGCACGACGCGCTCGAGCGCTCGAACCGTGAGCTCGAGGAGTTCGCCTACGTCGCCTCGCACGATCTCCAGGAGCCGCTCCGCATGGTGCGGAGCTACGTCTCCTTGCTCGAGGAGGAGGTCGGCCCCCAGCTCGACGACGACGCGCGCGCCTACATGGCCTTCGCGGTCGAGGGCGCGACGCGCATGCAGGGCCTCGTGCAGGATCTCCTCGAGTACTCCCGCGCGCAGCACGTGGAGCTCGAGCGGCGCGAGGTGGACCTCGACCAGGTGCTCGCCGCCGTCCTGGTGGAGCTCGAGCCCGCCCGCGCGGCGTGCGCGGGGGTCGTCGAGGCGGGTCCCCTGCCGACGCTCGCGGCCGACCCCGGCCAGATCCATCGCCTCCTCCTCAACCTCGTCGGCAACGCGCTCAAGTTCCACCCGCCCGAGCAGCCCGCGTCCGTACGCATCAGCGCGCGGCGTGAGGGCGCCGCGTGGCGGGTCGAGGTCGCCGACGACGGCATCGGCTTCGACCCGCGCCACCAGGACAAGATCTTCCGCATGTTCCAGCGCCTCAACAAGCGCACCGCCTACGAGGGCAACGGCATCGGCCTGGCCATCTGCCGGCAGATCGCGCTCCGCCACGGCGGCGAGATCGGCGTCGAGACCACCCCCGGCGTCGGCAGCACCTTCTGGTTCACCCTCTCCGCGTGA
- a CDS encoding RNA methyltransferase produces the protein MKRDHPDVIELGALDPLPAPAADVVEALAPLVTPARLARMNAVIARRTRSLVPVLEDLADPHNGAAVMRSADAFGCHEVHVVEDRHPFAVSHRVTRGTHRWLDLVKHRDIGACLGHLKTRGYRVYIAAMDGDVRPEQIADVERAAIVFGNEHKGVSDAVREAADGTYAIPMEGFVESLNVSVASAITLYVASRGRHGDLDEAAQMEIRARFLLHQVRDAERVVRDARGKTRAG, from the coding sequence TTGAAGCGCGACCACCCCGACGTCATCGAGCTCGGCGCCCTCGATCCCCTGCCCGCCCCCGCCGCCGACGTGGTCGAGGCGCTCGCCCCCCTGGTCACCCCGGCCCGGCTCGCCCGCATGAACGCGGTCATCGCGCGGCGGACCCGCTCGCTCGTGCCCGTGCTCGAAGACCTCGCCGACCCTCACAACGGCGCGGCCGTCATGCGGAGCGCGGACGCCTTCGGCTGCCACGAGGTGCACGTGGTCGAGGACCGCCACCCGTTCGCGGTCAGCCACCGCGTCACGCGCGGCACGCACCGCTGGCTCGACCTGGTCAAGCACCGCGACATCGGCGCGTGCCTCGGCCACCTGAAGACCCGCGGCTACCGCGTCTACATCGCGGCGATGGACGGCGACGTGCGCCCCGAGCAGATCGCCGACGTCGAGCGCGCCGCGATCGTCTTCGGCAACGAGCACAAGGGCGTCAGCGACGCGGTGCGCGAGGCGGCCGACGGCACCTACGCGATCCCGATGGAGGGCTTCGTCGAGAGCCTCAACGTCTCGGTCGCCAGCGCGATCACCCTCTACGTCGCGTCGCGCGGCCGCCACGGGGACCTCGACGAGGCGGCGCAGATGGAGATCCGCGCCCGCTTCCTGCTCCACCAGGTGCGCGACGCCGAGCGCGTGGTGCGCGACGCCCGCGGAAAGACGCGCGCGGGCTGA
- a CDS encoding sigma-70 family RNA polymerase sigma factor, giving the protein MDPAARDSRPASKEANGGVNEAEEPASKRADGPAPKEEIGDRVLVERVQGGDEQAFRTLYERYHRRAFAVAFGVVKNKQDALDVVQDGFVKVHKHIGKFQGTSSFYTWLYRIIMNLSIDHVRRRKNSKGLEYDDAVRREADEVAGDGTLLPRILDANPGKTVVRRELLEKIQGALDELPEYHREVILLREIEGLSYEEMSEALGVPKGTIMSRLFHARKKMQAALSDYMEGELHLED; this is encoded by the coding sequence ATGGACCCGGCCGCACGCGACTCGCGCCCCGCCTCGAAGGAGGCGAACGGCGGCGTGAATGAAGCGGAGGAGCCCGCGTCCAAGAGGGCAGACGGGCCCGCGCCGAAGGAAGAGATCGGCGACCGCGTCTTGGTCGAGCGGGTTCAAGGAGGAGACGAGCAGGCCTTCCGGACCCTGTACGAGCGCTACCACCGGCGCGCCTTCGCGGTCGCCTTCGGGGTGGTGAAGAACAAACAGGACGCGCTCGACGTCGTTCAGGACGGCTTCGTCAAAGTCCACAAGCACATCGGCAAGTTCCAGGGCACCAGCAGCTTCTACACCTGGCTCTACCGGATCATCATGAACCTCTCGATCGACCACGTCCGACGCCGCAAGAACTCCAAGGGGTTGGAGTACGACGACGCGGTGCGGCGCGAGGCCGACGAGGTGGCCGGCGACGGCACGCTCCTGCCCCGCATCCTCGACGCCAACCCGGGCAAGACCGTGGTGCGGCGCGAGCTGCTCGAGAAGATCCAGGGCGCGCTCGACGAGCTGCCCGAGTACCACCGCGAAGTGATCCTGCTCCGAGAGATCGAGGGCCTCAGCTACGAAGAGATGAGCGAGGCCCTCGGCGTGCCCAAGGGCACGATCATGAGCCGGCTCTTCCACGCCCGGAAGAAGATGCAGGCCGCCCTGAGCGACTACATGGAGGGGGAGCTCCACCTCGAGGATTGA
- a CDS encoding PspA/IM30 family protein has translation MGFFGRLATLIKSNLNDLISKSEDPEKMLNQVIVDMNQQLVEAKKQVAVAIADEKRLQKQYNNEKSITDEWHKKAMLAVRAGDDELAKEALMRKKEHESLATAFEEQWRKQQIAVNSLKTALRALNNKIEEAKRKKNVLIARKRRAEAMKSIQETMSGLSDNAAFETFDRMSEKIDQIEAEAEAGAELSEEYTGDVLKHKFATLEATAGADADLETLKREMGLIQEEAPAVEARVEEAEEEAEMDEEEMAELEAALDELKRREEMTKG, from the coding sequence ATGGGTTTCTTCGGCCGCCTGGCGACGCTCATCAAGAGCAACCTCAACGACCTGATCAGCAAATCGGAAGACCCCGAGAAGATGCTGAACCAGGTCATCGTCGACATGAATCAGCAGCTCGTCGAGGCGAAGAAGCAAGTCGCCGTGGCGATCGCCGACGAGAAGCGACTGCAGAAGCAGTACAACAACGAGAAGTCGATCACCGACGAGTGGCACAAGAAGGCCATGCTCGCGGTGCGCGCGGGTGACGACGAGCTCGCCAAAGAAGCTCTCATGCGGAAGAAGGAGCACGAGAGTCTCGCCACCGCGTTCGAGGAGCAGTGGCGCAAGCAGCAGATCGCCGTCAACTCGCTCAAGACCGCGCTCCGCGCGCTGAACAACAAGATCGAAGAGGCGAAGCGCAAGAAGAACGTGCTCATCGCCCGCAAGCGCCGCGCGGAGGCGATGAAGTCCATCCAGGAGACCATGAGCGGTCTCTCGGACAACGCCGCGTTCGAGACCTTCGATCGCATGAGCGAGAAGATCGATCAGATCGAGGCCGAGGCCGAGGCCGGCGCGGAGCTCAGCGAGGAGTACACGGGCGACGTGCTCAAGCACAAGTTCGCCACCCTCGAGGCGACCGCCGGCGCCGACGCCGACCTCGAGACCCTCAAGCGCGAGATGGGCCTCATCCAGGAGGAGGCCCCCGCCGTCGAAGCCCGCGTCGAGGAGGCCGAGGAAGAGGCCGAGATGGACGAGGAAGAGATGGCGGAGCTCGAGGCGGCCCTCGACGAGCTCAAGCGCCGCGAGGAGATGACGAAGGGTTAG
- a CDS encoding LamG-like jellyroll fold domain-containing protein yields MRCLPIAVALALAACEPGPGTLIVELRTDLTPGMEIDTALTALDPGGAIGNAPMTTRGEGPTRVAQVPDLAPGRYRLSVTVTRGGESIATRTMVFRHDGPRILTVVIPRSCAGVTCDETTETCIRGGCGSLECVEGTEASCPPPECAADADCAPVASCADARCVGGTCVAEARPDACEAPATCSAVEGCVGAAPPGPVFELECAGGAAPRNAAEGPAPICDGASCPSHEAVGPTGSACRFDGIDDVLRVPGLDLATSGAFTLAGFVEPRTLLDGESMTLLRRPFADAGQSTLRVWLEGRMGLHALGYGGDSGDVISSSTPLAPGGWTHFAMVFDGDGLTLYLDGASPNFATFAGQRTDASDILIGARDAAGMEAFEGWIADLRVYDRALGEAEIAALAR; encoded by the coding sequence ATGCGGTGTCTCCCGATCGCCGTCGCCCTCGCGCTCGCCGCCTGCGAGCCGGGGCCGGGCACGCTGATCGTGGAGCTGCGCACGGATCTGACGCCCGGCATGGAGATCGACACCGCGCTGACCGCGCTCGATCCGGGGGGCGCGATCGGCAACGCGCCGATGACGACGCGCGGCGAGGGGCCCACGAGGGTCGCGCAGGTGCCCGACCTCGCCCCGGGTCGCTACCGCCTCTCGGTCACCGTCACCCGGGGCGGCGAGTCGATCGCGACCCGCACGATGGTCTTTCGCCACGACGGCCCGCGGATCCTGACCGTGGTGATCCCCCGGAGCTGCGCGGGGGTGACCTGCGACGAGACCACCGAGACCTGCATCCGCGGCGGCTGCGGCAGCCTGGAGTGTGTGGAGGGGACCGAGGCCTCGTGCCCGCCCCCCGAGTGCGCGGCCGACGCCGACTGCGCGCCCGTGGCGAGCTGCGCCGACGCGCGCTGCGTGGGCGGGACCTGCGTGGCGGAGGCGCGCCCGGACGCGTGCGAGGCGCCGGCCACCTGCTCGGCGGTGGAGGGGTGCGTCGGCGCCGCGCCGCCCGGGCCCGTCTTCGAGCTCGAGTGCGCCGGCGGCGCCGCGCCCCGCAACGCGGCCGAGGGGCCGGCCCCGATCTGCGACGGCGCGAGCTGCCCGAGCCACGAGGCCGTCGGCCCGACCGGCTCGGCGTGCCGCTTCGACGGGATCGACGACGTGCTGCGCGTCCCGGGGCTCGATCTCGCGACCAGCGGCGCGTTCACCCTGGCCGGCTTCGTCGAGCCCCGCACGCTGCTCGACGGCGAGTCGATGACCCTGCTGCGCCGGCCGTTCGCGGACGCGGGCCAGTCGACGCTTCGCGTCTGGCTCGAGGGGCGCATGGGCCTGCACGCCCTCGGCTACGGCGGCGACAGCGGGGACGTCATCTCCTCGTCGACCCCGCTCGCCCCCGGCGGGTGGACGCACTTCGCGATGGTCTTCGACGGCGACGGGCTCACCCTCTACCTCGACGGCGCCTCGCCCAATTTCGCGACCTTCGCGGGCCAGCGCACGGACGCCTCCGACATCCTGATCGGCGCGCGGGATGCGGCGGGGATGGAGGCGTTCGAGGGCTGGATCGCGGACCTGAGGGTCTACGACCGCGCGCTGGGCGAGGCGGAGATCGCCGCGCTCGCCCGGTGA
- a CDS encoding zinc ribbon domain-containing protein has product MPTYDYGCEACGAQWELQQRITEDAVKKCPKCKKMKARRLISGGNFILKGSGWYADLYHKPKASSSKKSESKDSSDGGSSKSSESKSSESKSSDSGSSSKKAANE; this is encoded by the coding sequence GTGCCCACGTATGACTATGGTTGCGAGGCCTGCGGAGCCCAGTGGGAGCTCCAGCAGCGCATCACCGAAGATGCGGTCAAGAAGTGCCCGAAGTGCAAGAAGATGAAGGCGCGACGCCTCATCAGCGGCGGTAACTTCATTCTCAAGGGCAGCGGCTGGTACGCGGACCTGTACCACAAGCCGAAGGCCAGCTCGTCGAAGAAGTCCGAGTCCAAGGACAGCTCCGACGGCGGCTCGAGCAAGAGCTCCGAGTCCAAGAGCTCGGAGTCCAAGAGCTCGGACTCGGGTAGCTCCAGCAAGAAGGCCGCGAACGAGTAG
- a CDS encoding porin → MLAVWTVASPGTERIRTRLLGAALTCAAILTSPLAAAAQTAPDEESALEDDAPSPADPPEGEDLPVHPTDALVETPEADPDEQEDDEEEEDGPWVRADAPARVPRGVAFTDEPISATDRPHVELRSDDLALRVGVLLTVLADYAFSPPENEGDGVRISDARLALVGEAGEAWRFTLQADFAEDLPLVDARVTYRPWSALNVHVGRFKVPISGELLTSAADTDLIERARVVRALAPGRSAGVELSGELLDRRLFYRAGVFHGAVDLAEDGAPVIATARLGTRLPFDEESWIVIAANGGWIDDALTPISFLDAPFDGERVVAGGDVRLIAGPVLIGGELLYTRLDPEGNASFDAWGHHLTAGVQLFPFLQLLVRWDGFERTDTGERADLVIPGATFVVPDFAPLRLRFNVAIPTREPEQTRVLGAAQLAF, encoded by the coding sequence TTGCTCGCCGTCTGGACCGTGGCCTCCCCTGGGACGGAACGGATACGGACGCGCCTCCTCGGCGCCGCCCTGACCTGCGCCGCGATCCTGACGAGCCCCCTGGCCGCCGCCGCGCAGACCGCGCCCGACGAAGAATCGGCGCTCGAGGACGACGCGCCCTCTCCCGCGGATCCCCCCGAAGGCGAAGACCTGCCCGTCCACCCCACCGACGCGCTCGTCGAGACGCCCGAGGCCGACCCCGACGAACAAGAGGACGACGAGGAAGAAGAAGACGGCCCCTGGGTCCGCGCCGACGCCCCCGCCCGCGTCCCACGCGGCGTCGCCTTCACCGACGAGCCGATCAGCGCCACCGATCGCCCCCACGTGGAGCTGCGCAGCGACGACCTCGCGCTGCGCGTGGGCGTGCTGCTGACCGTGCTCGCCGACTACGCCTTCAGCCCGCCGGAGAACGAGGGCGACGGCGTCCGCATCTCGGACGCGCGCCTCGCGCTCGTGGGCGAGGCCGGCGAGGCGTGGCGCTTCACCCTGCAGGCCGACTTCGCCGAGGACCTCCCGCTCGTGGACGCGCGCGTGACCTACCGCCCGTGGAGCGCGCTCAACGTGCACGTCGGGCGCTTCAAGGTCCCCATCAGCGGGGAGCTGCTCACCTCGGCCGCCGACACCGACCTCATCGAGCGCGCCCGGGTGGTGCGCGCCCTCGCCCCGGGCCGCTCCGCGGGCGTCGAGCTGAGCGGCGAGCTCCTCGACCGGCGCCTCTTCTACCGGGCCGGCGTGTTCCACGGCGCGGTCGACCTGGCCGAGGACGGCGCGCCGGTGATCGCGACGGCGCGGCTCGGGACCCGCCTGCCCTTCGACGAGGAGAGCTGGATCGTCATCGCGGCCAACGGCGGCTGGATCGACGACGCGCTCACGCCCATCTCCTTTCTGGACGCCCCCTTCGACGGCGAGCGCGTCGTGGCCGGCGGCGACGTGCGCCTGATCGCGGGCCCCGTCCTGATCGGGGGCGAGCTGCTCTACACCCGCCTCGACCCGGAGGGGAACGCGAGCTTCGACGCCTGGGGCCACCACCTCACCGCGGGGGTGCAGCTGTTCCCGTTCCTGCAGCTCCTCGTCCGCTGGGACGGCTTCGAGCGCACCGACACGGGCGAGCGCGCCGACCTGGTGATCCCCGGGGCCACCTTCGTGGTGCCCGACTTCGCGCCGCTCCGGCTGCGCTTCAACGTCGCCATCCCCACCCGCGAGCCCGAGCAGACCCGCGTGCTCGGCGCCGCGCAGCTGGCCTTCTGA